Proteins found in one Pseudoxanthomonas sp. SL93 genomic segment:
- a CDS encoding GNAT family N-acetyltransferase — MDLIIRDATLADVPAITTLYAAEVRDHVNTYEYDVPDQAEMQRRMQGVLAAGYPYLAAERGGEVVGYAYASSYRARIGYRFTVENSVYVAAGQQGNGIGAALLQRLIEACETRGYRQMIAVIGEPTNTASIRLHEKFGFQLIGIFRGIAWKHGRWLDTVQMQRTLGAGNADAPHDE; from the coding sequence TTGGACCTGATCATCCGTGATGCCACGCTGGCGGACGTGCCGGCGATTACCACCCTCTACGCCGCGGAAGTCCGCGACCACGTCAACACTTACGAGTACGACGTGCCGGACCAGGCCGAAATGCAGCGCCGCATGCAGGGCGTGCTGGCCGCAGGCTATCCCTACCTGGCGGCCGAACGCGGCGGCGAAGTCGTCGGCTACGCGTACGCCAGCAGCTACCGCGCCCGCATCGGCTACCGCTTCACCGTGGAGAATTCGGTCTATGTCGCGGCGGGGCAACAGGGCAACGGCATCGGTGCGGCCCTGCTGCAACGGCTGATCGAGGCCTGCGAAACGCGCGGCTACCGGCAGATGATCGCCGTGATCGGCGAACCCACCAATACCGCGTCGATCCGGCTGCACGAGAAATTCGGCTTCCAGCTGATCGGCATTTTCCGCGGCATCGCCTGGAAGCATGGCCGATGGCTGGACACCGTGCAGATGCAGCGCACCCTGGGTGCCGGCAATGCCGACGCGCCCCATGACGAATGA
- a CDS encoding carbon-nitrogen hydrolase, giving the protein MTRTSLPVALIQEKNHGDADANLSVIEDRVAEAAKRGAKLVLLQELHNGAYFCQHESVQEFDLAEPIPGPSTERLGRLAKQHGVVLVSSLFERRAAGLYHNTAVVYEKDGSIAGKYRKMHIPDDPGFYEKFYFTPGDIGFTPIDTSVGRLGVLVCWDQWYPEAARLMALAGADLLLYPTAIGWDPTDEQAEKNRQRDAWVLSHRGHAVANGLPVLSCNRVGHESSPLGTSGIQFWGNSHVLGPQGEFLAEAGTEAEILTVEVDLQRSEHVRRIWPFLRDRRIDAYGDLLKRYID; this is encoded by the coding sequence ATGACCCGCACCAGCCTGCCCGTAGCCCTGATCCAGGAAAAGAACCATGGCGATGCCGACGCCAACCTGTCGGTGATCGAAGACCGGGTGGCCGAAGCCGCGAAGCGCGGTGCGAAGCTGGTCCTGCTGCAGGAACTGCACAACGGCGCGTACTTCTGCCAGCACGAATCGGTGCAGGAATTCGACTTGGCCGAACCAATCCCGGGCCCCAGCACCGAACGCCTGGGCAGGCTGGCGAAGCAGCATGGCGTGGTGCTGGTGTCGTCGCTGTTCGAACGGCGTGCCGCCGGCCTTTACCACAACACCGCCGTCGTCTACGAAAAGGACGGCAGCATCGCCGGCAAGTACCGCAAGATGCACATCCCGGACGATCCGGGTTTCTACGAGAAGTTCTACTTCACACCGGGCGACATCGGCTTCACACCGATCGACACATCGGTGGGCCGGCTGGGCGTGCTGGTGTGCTGGGACCAGTGGTATCCGGAAGCCGCGCGCCTGATGGCGCTGGCCGGCGCCGACCTGCTGCTGTATCCCACCGCGATCGGCTGGGACCCCACGGACGAACAGGCCGAGAAGAACCGGCAGCGCGATGCGTGGGTGTTGAGCCATCGCGGCCACGCGGTGGCCAACGGCTTGCCCGTGCTCAGCTGCAACCGCGTCGGTCATGAATCCTCACCGCTGGGTACCTCCGGCATCCAGTTCTGGGGCAACAGCCATGTGCTCGGCCCGCAGGGCGAATTCCTGGCCGAAGCCGGCACCGAGGCGGAAATCCTGACGGTCGAAGTTGACCTGCAGCGCAGCGAGCACGTACGCCGCATCTGGCCGTTCCTCCGTGACCGCCGCATCGACGCGTACGGCGACCTGTTGAAGCGCTACATCGACTGA
- a CDS encoding TraB/GumN family protein: protein MTNEMMDDTTSLTPAASALAGQPHETVERDGVRFTLLGTAHVSRSSVDAVRAAIASGEYDSVAIELDAGRLQSLTDPDALARMDLVKVIREGKTHLFAANLALAAYQRRLAEQLDVEPGAELKAGALDARERGLPLHLIDREVGLTFKRALHSLGWWGRTKVGAGILAGMFADEEVGDEEIEKLKQGDMLESSFGEFANESPALYRSIIAERDQYMATRLRQVAADAPRARDDGEPYKVLAVVGAGHLQGLVRHLREDTAAPHEVLTELESVPTKSSIPWFTLLLGVFLVGGFAWGFWQGGVDVGSDLIVQWVLATGVLGAIGCAIAGGHPLSILAAFISSPLTPLHPALASGTVSAFVEATLRKPTYADFMALRDDVQTVRGWWKNRVARILLNFFLTSLGTGIGVWTGGLRMLGKFFG from the coding sequence ATGACGAATGAGATGATGGACGACACCACTTCCCTTACCCCGGCCGCTTCCGCACTGGCCGGCCAGCCGCACGAGACCGTCGAGCGCGATGGCGTGCGTTTCACCCTGCTGGGTACCGCGCATGTGTCGCGCAGCAGCGTGGACGCCGTGCGCGCCGCGATCGCCAGTGGCGAATACGACAGCGTGGCCATCGAACTGGATGCCGGCCGCCTGCAATCGCTGACCGATCCGGATGCGCTGGCGCGGATGGACCTGGTCAAGGTGATCCGCGAAGGCAAGACACACCTGTTCGCCGCCAACCTGGCCTTGGCCGCCTACCAGCGACGCCTCGCCGAGCAGCTGGACGTCGAACCCGGCGCCGAACTCAAGGCCGGCGCCCTGGATGCACGCGAGCGCGGACTGCCGTTGCACCTGATCGATCGCGAAGTCGGCCTGACCTTCAAGCGCGCGCTGCACTCGCTTGGCTGGTGGGGCCGCACCAAGGTCGGTGCCGGCATCCTGGCCGGGATGTTCGCCGACGAGGAAGTCGGCGACGAAGAGATCGAGAAGCTCAAGCAGGGCGACATGCTGGAGTCCAGCTTCGGCGAGTTCGCCAACGAAAGCCCGGCGCTTTACCGCAGCATCATCGCCGAGCGCGACCAGTACATGGCCACGCGCCTGCGGCAGGTGGCAGCGGATGCGCCCCGCGCCCGTGACGACGGCGAACCCTACAAGGTCCTCGCCGTGGTCGGCGCGGGCCACCTGCAAGGCCTGGTGCGCCACCTTCGTGAAGACACCGCGGCGCCGCACGAGGTGCTCACAGAACTGGAAAGCGTGCCCACCAAGAGCAGCATCCCGTGGTTCACCCTACTGCTGGGCGTCTTCCTCGTGGGCGGCTTCGCCTGGGGCTTCTGGCAGGGCGGCGTGGACGTGGGGTCGGACCTGATCGTGCAGTGGGTGCTGGCCACCGGCGTGCTAGGTGCCATCGGGTGCGCGATCGCTGGTGGGCATCCGCTGAGCATCCTGGCGGCGTTCATTTCGTCACCGCTGACGCCGCTGCACCCCGCGCTGGCGTCCGGCACGGTCAGCGCGTTCGTCGAAGCCACGCTGCGCAAGCCCACCTACGCAGATTTCATGGCGCTGCGCGACGATGTTCAGACCGTGCGCGGCTGGTGGAAGAACCGCGTGGCGCGCATCCTGCTGAACTTCTTCCTGACCAGCCTGGGTACCGGCATCGGGGTATGGACCGGTGGGCTTCGGATGCTGGGCAAGTTCTTCGGCTGA
- a CDS encoding efflux RND transporter permease subunit produces MSVAEFSIKRPVTAVMFFISLFVIGLIAAIRLPLEAFPEVSPPFIFVSLPYTGSTPEEVERTVLRPAEEALSTMAGIKRMESNAKADGAQIFIQFSDWDRDVAIAASEARERLDAIRDDLPDDLQRYFVFKFSTTDQPVLRVRLASKTDLTGAYDMIEREFKRRIERIPGVARVEVSGAPPNEVEIAINQDRLTAHNLSLNDLTTRLQAVNFSISAGVISDGPQRLRVQPVGELTDLQQLRDLVIGSGNVRLGDIADVRLKPARMDYGRRLDGQPAVGLDIFKERNANLVDVSSKALAEVESIRAQPEMSDIQVKIIENQGDNVTSSLLELAEAGAIGLVLSIVVLWFFLRHWPSVSMVTLAIPICFVMTLGFMYFAGVTLNILSMMGLLLAIGMLVDNAVVVVESIYQEREKYPDNPTWASIVGTRHVAIALSAGTLCHCIVFVPNLFGERNFLSIYLGQIAITISVSLLASWLVAVSLIPMISARLKTPPQVRSETGIIPRMQKRYAGFLRWTLEHRGWSVLGILLIIVVSFVPMKMTKFDMFGNDGGGEAELYYQWKGAYTKEQMSAEILKVEQFLDANRKKYRISQIYSYFSEQGWGGTQIKFDTEKASETKPIVEQLRKDLPKSARANIGIGGDGGNQGGGGQPGQSVSFQLVGDSTQTLAEIADDLIPILAKRKELRDVRVDVGDQNSELNVRVDRERAAAFGFTSQQVASFVGLALRGAPLREFRRGETEVPVWVRFAGAEDYGTEDLAGFMVRSPDGRTVPLLSLVDVGITPSATQIQRTNRQTTLTVQANLAEKVTVPDARKAMEEALEGMSFPAGYSYSFDGSAFQEDDEAMGQMMFNLLIALVMIYIVMAAVFESLLFPAAIMSGVLFSVFGVFWLFALTGTTFGIMSFIGILVLMGVVVNNGIVMVEHINNLRRRGMSRTDALVEGSRERLRPILMTMGTAILAMVPIAMANTQMAGDGPAYAPMARAIAGGLAFSTVVSLLFLPTIYAILDDMRSGTSRVIGKAKQRRGDGKQAAAVAAIHVD; encoded by the coding sequence ATGAGCGTCGCGGAGTTCAGCATCAAGCGGCCCGTGACGGCGGTGATGTTCTTCATCTCGCTGTTCGTGATCGGCCTGATCGCCGCCATCCGGCTGCCGCTGGAGGCCTTTCCGGAGGTCTCGCCGCCTTTCATCTTCGTGTCGCTGCCGTACACCGGCTCGACACCGGAGGAGGTGGAGCGCACGGTGCTGCGGCCGGCCGAGGAAGCGTTGTCGACCATGGCCGGCATCAAGCGGATGGAGTCCAACGCGAAAGCGGACGGCGCCCAGATCTTCATCCAGTTCTCCGACTGGGATCGCGATGTCGCCATCGCCGCGTCCGAGGCGCGCGAGCGCCTCGACGCGATCCGCGACGACCTGCCCGACGATCTGCAGCGCTACTTCGTCTTCAAGTTCTCCACCACCGATCAACCGGTGCTGCGGGTACGCCTGGCCAGCAAGACCGACCTGACCGGTGCGTACGACATGATCGAGCGCGAGTTCAAGCGCCGCATCGAACGCATCCCGGGCGTGGCGCGCGTGGAGGTGTCGGGCGCGCCGCCGAACGAAGTGGAAATCGCGATCAACCAGGATCGCCTGACCGCGCACAACCTGAGCCTCAATGACCTGACGACACGGCTGCAGGCGGTCAATTTCTCCATCTCCGCCGGTGTCATCAGCGACGGCCCGCAGCGCCTGCGCGTGCAGCCCGTCGGCGAACTGACCGACCTGCAGCAGCTGCGTGACCTGGTCATCGGGTCCGGCAACGTGCGGCTCGGCGACATCGCCGACGTCCGCCTGAAGCCTGCGCGGATGGACTACGGCCGGCGCCTGGACGGCCAGCCCGCCGTCGGCCTGGACATCTTCAAGGAACGCAACGCCAACCTGGTCGATGTCTCCAGCAAGGCGCTGGCCGAGGTCGAGTCGATCCGCGCCCAGCCCGAGATGAGCGACATCCAGGTCAAGATCATCGAGAACCAGGGCGACAACGTCACCTCGTCATTGCTTGAACTGGCGGAGGCCGGCGCGATCGGCCTGGTCCTGTCGATCGTGGTGCTGTGGTTCTTCCTGCGCCACTGGCCGTCGGTGTCGATGGTGACGCTGGCGATTCCGATCTGCTTCGTGATGACGCTGGGCTTCATGTACTTCGCCGGCGTGACGCTCAACATCCTGTCGATGATGGGCCTGCTGCTGGCCATCGGCATGCTGGTGGACAACGCCGTCGTCGTGGTCGAGAGCATCTACCAGGAACGCGAGAAGTATCCGGACAACCCCACCTGGGCCTCGATCGTCGGCACCCGCCACGTGGCGATCGCGCTGTCGGCGGGCACGCTGTGCCACTGCATCGTGTTCGTGCCCAACCTGTTCGGCGAGCGCAACTTCCTGAGCATCTACTTGGGCCAGATCGCGATCACCATTTCGGTGTCGCTGCTGGCCTCGTGGCTGGTCGCGGTCAGCCTGATCCCGATGATCTCGGCCCGGTTGAAGACTCCCCCCCAGGTGCGCAGCGAGACCGGCATCATCCCGCGCATGCAGAAGCGCTACGCAGGGTTCCTGCGCTGGACGCTGGAACACCGCGGCTGGAGCGTGCTGGGCATCCTGCTCATCATCGTGGTCAGCTTCGTGCCCATGAAGATGACCAAGTTCGACATGTTCGGCAACGACGGCGGTGGCGAGGCGGAGCTGTACTACCAGTGGAAGGGCGCCTACACCAAGGAGCAGATGTCGGCCGAGATCCTCAAGGTCGAACAGTTCCTCGACGCCAACCGCAAGAAGTACCGCATCAGCCAGATCTATTCGTACTTCAGCGAACAGGGTTGGGGGGGGACGCAGATCAAGTTCGATACCGAGAAGGCCAGCGAGACCAAGCCGATCGTCGAACAGTTGCGCAAGGACCTGCCGAAGTCGGCCCGCGCCAACATCGGCATCGGCGGCGACGGCGGCAACCAGGGCGGCGGCGGCCAGCCCGGCCAGAGCGTGTCGTTCCAGCTGGTCGGCGACTCGACCCAGACCCTGGCGGAAATCGCGGACGACCTGATTCCCATCCTCGCCAAGCGCAAGGAACTGCGTGACGTGCGCGTGGATGTCGGCGACCAGAACAGCGAGTTGAACGTGCGCGTCGACCGCGAGCGCGCCGCGGCCTTCGGCTTCACCTCCCAGCAGGTGGCCAGCTTCGTGGGCCTGGCCCTGCGTGGCGCACCGTTGCGCGAGTTCCGCCGTGGCGAGACCGAGGTGCCGGTGTGGGTGCGTTTCGCGGGCGCCGAAGACTACGGCACCGAAGACCTGGCCGGTTTCATGGTGCGTTCGCCGGATGGCCGCACGGTGCCGCTGTTGAGCCTGGTCGACGTGGGCATCACGCCTTCCGCCACGCAGATCCAGCGCACCAACCGCCAGACGACGCTGACCGTGCAGGCCAACCTGGCCGAGAAGGTCACCGTGCCGGACGCGCGCAAGGCCATGGAAGAGGCGCTGGAGGGCATGTCGTTCCCGGCGGGCTACAGCTATTCGTTCGACGGCAGCGCCTTCCAGGAAGACGACGAGGCGATGGGGCAGATGATGTTCAACCTGCTGATCGCGCTGGTGATGATCTACATCGTCATGGCCGCGGTGTTCGAGTCGCTGCTGTTCCCGGCGGCCATCATGAGCGGCGTGCTGTTCTCGGTGTTCGGTGTGTTCTGGCTGTTCGCGCTGACGGGCACCACGTTCGGCATCATGTCCTTCATCGGCATCCTGGTGCTGATGGGCGTGGTGGTGAACAACGGCATCGTGATGGTCGAACACATCAACAACCTGCGGCGACGCGGCATGTCGCGCACGGACGCACTGGTGGAAGGCAGTCGCGAGCGCCTGCGTCCCATCCTGATGACGATGGGCACGGCGATCCTGGCGATGGTGCCCATCGCGATGGCGAACACCCAGATGGCCGGCGACGGTCCGGCCTACGCGCCGATGGCGCGTGCGATTGCCGGCGGTCTGGCGTTCTCGACGGTGGTCAGCCTGCTGTTCCTGCCGACGATCTACGCGATCCTGGACGACATGCGCAGCGGCACCTCGCGCGTGATCGGGAAGGCCAAGCAGCGTCGCGGCGATGGCAAGCAGGCGGCCGCGGTCGCCGCCATCCACGTGGACTGA
- a CDS encoding efflux RND transporter permease subunit, producing the protein MSAPGHVPGEHEPHAAGGDGSMGGGLVEFSTRRRVTVAMFWITMFLFGVIALFSLKVNLLPDLSYPTLTVRTEYTGAAPSEIETLISEPVEEAVGVVKNLRKLKSVSRTGQSDVVLEFAWGTDMDQASLEVRDKMEVLQLPLEAKAPVLLRFNPSTEPILRLALANKQEPKNDADAVRLLTELRRYADDDLKKKLEPVDGVAAVKVGGGLEDEIQVDIDQQKLAQLNLPIDTVIQRLQQENINISGGRLEEGSQRYLVRTVNQFATVNEIREMLVTTQSGGDNAAASAAAQMAAIAASTGSAEAMAAAASVQSASSGGSSTVAGGMPVRLKDVADVRQGFKEREAIIRLGGREAVELAIYKEGDANTVATAQALKAKLEQIKNQTPPDVELTIIDDQSLFIEHAIWDVQKDAMIGGVLAILIIFLFLRDGWSTFVISLSLPVSIITTFFFMGELDLSLNVMSLGGLALATGLVVDDSIVVLESIAKARERGLGILEAAMVGTREVSMAVVASTLTTIAVFLPLVFVQGIAGQLFRDQALTVAIAIGISLVVSMTLIPMLSSLKGRPPLAFPDEPAHPQWRPDSRWQKPLATTGRGVGAAVRGFFFGIAWLVVRAWRGLAAVVGPVMRKLSDLAMAPYNRAEAGYMRLLPASLRRPWLVLGFAAAAFVGSMLLVPLLGADLIPQLAQDRFEMTVKLPPGTPLARTDAVVRDLQLKHAKDEGIHALYGVSGSGTRLDANPTESGENIGKLSVVMAGGGSEEVETRETEALRASMKDHPGAQVDFSRPELLSFSAPLEVELRGQDLAGIEQAGQKLAALLRANPHYADVKSTVEQGFPEIQIRFDQERAGALGLTTRQIADVVVKKVRGEVATRYSFRDRKIDVLVRARETDRASLESIRQLIVNPGSARPVTLSAVADVVATTGPSEIHRADQVRVAIVSANLRDIDLGGAVQEVEKMVSENPLGAGVGMHIGGQGEELAESVNSLMFAFGLAIFLVYLVMASQFESLLHPFVILFTIPLALVGAVGALFLTGSAVSVVVFIGLILLVGLVTKNAIILIDKVNQLREAGVSKREALVEGARSRLRPIIMTTLCTLFGFLPLAIAMGEGAEVRSPMAITVIGGLLVSTLLTLLVIPVVYDLLDRRADEYYLERGRRARKGAALPPVGEGEPA; encoded by the coding sequence ATGAGCGCGCCCGGCCACGTTCCCGGGGAGCACGAGCCCCACGCGGCGGGCGGCGATGGCAGCATGGGTGGCGGACTGGTCGAGTTCTCCACCCGCCGCCGCGTCACCGTGGCGATGTTCTGGATCACGATGTTCCTGTTCGGCGTGATCGCGCTGTTCTCGCTGAAGGTCAACCTGCTGCCCGACCTGAGCTATCCCACCCTGACCGTGCGCACCGAGTACACCGGTGCCGCGCCCTCCGAAATCGAGACCCTGATCAGCGAGCCGGTGGAAGAAGCCGTCGGCGTGGTCAAGAACCTGCGCAAGCTGAAGTCGGTCTCGCGTACCGGCCAGAGCGACGTGGTGCTGGAGTTCGCCTGGGGCACGGACATGGACCAGGCCAGCCTGGAAGTCCGCGACAAGATGGAAGTGCTGCAGTTGCCGCTGGAAGCCAAGGCACCCGTGCTGCTGCGTTTCAATCCGTCGACCGAGCCGATACTGCGCCTGGCCCTGGCCAACAAGCAGGAGCCGAAGAACGACGCGGACGCCGTGCGCCTGCTCACCGAGCTGCGCCGTTACGCCGATGACGACCTGAAGAAGAAGCTCGAGCCCGTCGACGGCGTGGCGGCGGTCAAGGTCGGCGGTGGTCTCGAGGACGAAATCCAGGTCGACATCGACCAGCAGAAACTCGCCCAGCTGAATCTGCCGATCGATACCGTCATCCAGCGCCTGCAGCAGGAGAACATCAACATCTCCGGCGGCCGGCTGGAAGAAGGTTCGCAGCGCTACCTGGTGCGCACCGTCAACCAGTTCGCGACGGTCAACGAAATCCGCGAAATGCTGGTCACCACGCAGAGCGGTGGCGACAACGCCGCGGCGTCCGCGGCAGCGCAGATGGCCGCCATCGCGGCCTCGACCGGCTCGGCCGAAGCGATGGCCGCGGCCGCTTCCGTGCAGAGCGCATCGTCGGGCGGCAGTTCGACGGTCGCCGGCGGCATGCCGGTCCGCCTGAAGGACGTCGCCGACGTGCGCCAGGGCTTCAAGGAACGCGAGGCGATCATCCGCCTCGGCGGCCGCGAAGCCGTCGAGCTGGCGATCTACAAGGAAGGCGACGCCAATACGGTGGCCACGGCCCAGGCGCTGAAGGCCAAGCTGGAACAGATCAAGAACCAGACCCCACCGGATGTCGAACTGACCATCATCGACGACCAGTCGCTGTTCATCGAACACGCCATCTGGGACGTGCAGAAGGACGCGATGATCGGCGGCGTGCTGGCGATCCTGATCATCTTCCTGTTCCTGCGCGATGGCTGGAGCACGTTCGTGATCAGCCTGTCGCTGCCGGTCTCCATCATCACCACGTTCTTCTTCATGGGCGAGCTGGACCTGAGCCTCAACGTGATGTCGCTCGGCGGCCTGGCGTTGGCGACGGGCCTGGTGGTCGACGACTCCATCGTGGTGCTGGAGAGCATCGCCAAGGCACGAGAGCGTGGCCTGGGCATCCTCGAAGCGGCGATGGTCGGTACCCGAGAAGTCAGCATGGCGGTGGTGGCGTCCACGCTGACCACGATCGCCGTGTTCCTGCCGCTGGTGTTCGTGCAGGGCATCGCCGGCCAGCTGTTCCGCGACCAGGCGTTGACGGTGGCGATCGCCATCGGCATTTCGCTGGTGGTGTCGATGACGCTGATCCCGATGCTGAGTTCGCTGAAGGGTCGTCCGCCGCTGGCATTCCCGGATGAACCGGCACATCCGCAGTGGCGCCCCGATTCGCGCTGGCAGAAGCCGCTGGCGACCACGGGTCGTGGCGTGGGCGCGGCCGTGCGTGGATTCTTCTTCGGCATCGCATGGCTGGTGGTGCGCGCCTGGCGCGGGCTGGCCGCCGTGGTGGGTCCGGTGATGCGCAAGCTCAGTGATCTGGCGATGGCACCGTACAACCGCGCCGAAGCCGGCTACATGCGCCTGCTGCCCGCGTCGCTGCGCCGCCCCTGGCTGGTGCTGGGCTTCGCCGCCGCCGCGTTCGTGGGTTCGATGCTGCTGGTGCCGTTGCTGGGTGCGGACCTGATCCCGCAGCTGGCCCAGGACCGTTTCGAGATGACGGTGAAACTGCCGCCGGGCACGCCGCTGGCGCGCACCGATGCCGTGGTCCGCGACCTGCAGCTCAAGCACGCCAAGGATGAAGGCATCCATGCCCTGTACGGCGTGAGCGGCAGCGGTACCCGTCTTGATGCCAATCCCACGGAAAGCGGCGAGAACATCGGCAAGCTGTCCGTGGTGATGGCCGGTGGCGGCAGTGAAGAGGTCGAAACCCGCGAAACCGAGGCCCTGCGTGCGTCGATGAAGGACCATCCCGGTGCCCAGGTCGATTTCAGCCGTCCGGAGCTGCTCAGCTTCTCCGCCCCGCTGGAAGTCGAACTGCGTGGCCAGGACCTGGCCGGCATCGAACAGGCAGGCCAGAAGCTCGCCGCGCTGCTGCGTGCGAATCCGCACTACGCCGACGTCAAGTCGACGGTGGAGCAGGGCTTCCCGGAAATCCAGATCCGCTTCGACCAGGAACGCGCCGGTGCGCTGGGCCTGACCACGCGCCAGATCGCCGACGTGGTGGTCAAGAAGGTGCGCGGCGAAGTGGCGACGCGCTACAGCTTCCGTGACCGCAAGATCGACGTGCTGGTGCGTGCCCGCGAGACCGATCGCGCTTCGCTGGAAAGCATCCGCCAGCTGATCGTCAATCCGGGCAGCGCACGTCCGGTGACGCTGTCGGCGGTGGCCGATGTCGTCGCCACCACCGGCCCCAGCGAAATCCACCGCGCCGACCAGGTGCGCGTGGCCATCGTCTCGGCCAACCTGCGCGACATCGACCTGGGTGGCGCGGTGCAGGAAGTCGAGAAGATGGTGTCCGAGAATCCACTGGGCGCCGGCGTCGGCATGCACATCGGTGGACAGGGCGAAGAGCTGGCCGAATCGGTCAACTCGCTGATGTTCGCGTTCGGCCTGGCGATCTTCCTGGTCTACCTGGTGATGGCGTCGCAGTTCGAGTCCCTGCTGCATCCCTTCGTCATCCTGTTCACCATTCCGCTGGCCCTGGTCGGTGCGGTGGGCGCCCTGTTCCTGACCGGTTCGGCGGTGTCGGTGGTGGTATTCATCGGCCTGATCCTGCTCGTGGGCCTGGTGACCAAGAACGCCATCATCCTGATCGACAAGGTCAACCAGCTGCGCGAGGCCGGCGTGTCCAAGCGCGAGGCGCTGGTCGAGGGTGCCCGTTCGCGACTGCGGCCGATCATCATGACGACCTTGTGCACGCTGTTCGGCTTCCTGCCGTTGGCGATCGCGATGGGCGAGGGTGCCGAAGTGCGTTCGCCGATGGCGATCACCGTGATCGGCGGCCTGCTGGTCTCGACCCTGCTGACGCTGCTGGTCATCCCGGTCGTCTACGACCTGCTGGACCGCCGCGCAGACGAGTACTACCTGGAGCGCGGACGCCGCGCCCGCAAGGGTGCGGCACTGCCACCGGTCGGGGAGGGCGAACCCGCATGA
- a CDS encoding MFS transporter translates to MNRPAPAPSPASGFIARVFNVVPHEAPAVGAGLAMFFLLFTGYFMLRPIRETMGVTGGVDNLQWLFTGTFVATLAVLPLFGWLASKVSRRRIVPWVFGLVVASLLGFGAVMLVRPDDVWLARGFYIWVSVINLLMISLAWSVLADVLASSEAKRLFALIASGASLGGLTGPLLTTLLVKPLGHGGLMMLSALLIGASGATALWLHRWRDRHPLPAGASAAEQRRQPLGGNPFAGATDVFRSPYLLGIALFVMLLATVTTFLYFEQARLVDELFPDKERQTQVFGLIDTVVQGLAILSQLFITGRLAQRLGVGVLLVAVPVVMAAGFLWLALAPTFAVFVVVMVVRRAGEYAFVRPGREMLYTVVPPEQKYKAKNFIDTVVYRGGDALSGWVKRALDVLAEHPSMAMFIGTGIALAWAFTGLSLGRQQRSREARQSVS, encoded by the coding sequence ATGAATCGACCCGCCCCCGCCCCCTCGCCCGCTTCGGGCTTCATCGCCCGCGTGTTCAATGTGGTCCCGCACGAGGCGCCAGCGGTCGGGGCGGGGTTGGCGATGTTCTTCCTGTTGTTCACCGGCTATTTCATGCTGCGCCCCATCCGGGAAACGATGGGCGTCACCGGCGGTGTCGACAACCTGCAGTGGCTGTTCACCGGCACCTTCGTCGCCACGCTGGCGGTGTTGCCGTTGTTCGGCTGGCTGGCATCGAAGGTGTCGCGGCGCCGGATCGTGCCGTGGGTGTTCGGCCTGGTGGTGGCCAGCCTGCTGGGTTTCGGCGCGGTCATGCTGGTGCGGCCGGACGACGTGTGGCTGGCGCGCGGCTTCTACATCTGGGTGTCGGTCATCAATCTGCTGATGATTTCTTTGGCCTGGAGCGTGCTGGCCGACGTACTCGCCAGCAGCGAGGCGAAGCGCCTGTTCGCGCTGATCGCCAGCGGCGCGAGCCTGGGCGGGCTGACGGGACCATTGCTGACCACGCTGCTGGTGAAGCCGCTGGGCCATGGTGGCCTGATGATGCTGTCGGCGCTGCTGATCGGCGCCAGTGGTGCCACGGCGCTGTGGCTGCATCGCTGGCGCGACCGTCATCCCCTGCCGGCTGGCGCAAGTGCAGCCGAACAACGCCGGCAGCCGCTGGGCGGCAATCCGTTCGCAGGCGCGACGGATGTGTTCCGGTCGCCGTATCTGCTGGGCATTGCGCTGTTCGTCATGCTGCTGGCCACGGTGACGACCTTCCTGTATTTCGAACAGGCGCGGCTGGTCGATGAACTGTTCCCGGACAAGGAACGGCAGACCCAGGTCTTCGGCCTGATCGACACGGTGGTGCAGGGCCTGGCCATCCTCAGCCAGTTGTTCATCACGGGCAGGCTGGCGCAGCGGCTGGGCGTGGGCGTGCTGCTGGTGGCCGTTCCGGTGGTGATGGCAGCCGGCTTCCTGTGGCTGGCACTGGCCCCCACCTTCGCGGTGTTCGTGGTGGTGATGGTGGTCCGGCGCGCCGGCGAATACGCCTTCGTCCGGCCGGGGCGCGAGATGCTGTACACCGTCGTCCCGCCGGAGCAGAAATACAAGGCGAAGAACTTCATCGACACCGTCGTCTACCGGGGCGGCGATGCGCTCAGCGGCTGGGTCAAGCGCGCGCTGGACGTCCTGGCGGAACATCCGTCGATGGCGATGTTCATCGGCACCGGCATCGCCCTGGCATGGGCCTTCACCGGGTTGTCGCTGGGACGCCAGCAGCGCAGCAGGGAGGCAAGGCAATCCGTCTCCTGA